A DNA window from Laribacter hongkongensis DSM 14985 contains the following coding sequences:
- a CDS encoding aromatic ring-hydroxylating oxygenase subunit alpha encodes MSDLAQARMLGASTAQLPVHTYFDPAHYELEMKHLFADAPVYYGHELMVPNAGDFHTLEWMGHGKMLKRNEKSIELLSNVCRHRQALMLKGRGNAPQIVCNIHGWTYDNQGQLTGAPHFHETPCLKLNSTALTRWNGLLFDARRDVARDLSRLGVARHLDFAGFAYHSTHLTEYAFNWKTFIEVYSEDYHVDPFHPGLGHFVNCADLKWEWGEQYHVQTVGVKNRLSHAGSKTYANWHEQVLQRFAEKQPEFGAIWLTYYPNIMVEWYPHVLVISTALPKGPENCTVTTEFYYPEDIVWFEPEFIEAEQKAYFETAVEDDEICYRMHEGRKALWLRGESETGPYQSPTEDGMQHFHEFYRRKMGQFL; translated from the coding sequence ATGTCTGATCTGGCTCAGGCCCGCATGCTTGGCGCATCCACTGCGCAACTCCCCGTTCATACCTATTTTGACCCGGCACATTACGAGCTGGAAATGAAGCACCTGTTTGCCGATGCACCGGTCTATTACGGTCATGAACTGATGGTGCCGAACGCCGGTGATTTCCATACGCTGGAATGGATGGGCCACGGCAAGATGCTCAAACGCAATGAAAAGAGCATCGAGTTGCTGTCCAATGTCTGCCGGCACCGGCAGGCACTGATGCTCAAGGGGCGGGGCAATGCTCCGCAGATCGTCTGCAACATCCACGGCTGGACCTACGACAACCAGGGACAGCTGACCGGTGCACCGCATTTTCACGAAACCCCGTGCCTGAAGCTCAACTCCACAGCCCTCACCCGCTGGAACGGCCTGCTGTTTGATGCCAGGCGCGATGTTGCCCGCGACCTGTCCCGGCTTGGCGTTGCCCGGCATCTCGACTTTGCCGGTTTTGCCTACCACAGCACGCACCTGACTGAATACGCCTTCAACTGGAAAACCTTCATCGAGGTGTATTCGGAAGACTATCACGTCGACCCTTTCCACCCCGGGCTCGGGCATTTTGTCAATTGCGCCGACCTCAAATGGGAATGGGGCGAGCAATACCACGTGCAGACAGTCGGCGTAAAAAACCGCTTGTCACACGCAGGCAGCAAGACATACGCCAATTGGCATGAGCAGGTATTGCAGCGTTTTGCCGAAAAGCAGCCGGAGTTTGGTGCGATATGGCTGACTTATTACCCCAACATCATGGTTGAATGGTATCCGCATGTGCTGGTAATCAGCACTGCCTTGCCGAAAGGGCCGGAAAACTGCACGGTCACGACCGAGTTTTACTATCCGGAAGACATCGTCTGGTTTGAACCGGAATTCATCGAGGCCGAGCAGAAAGCCTATTTTGAAACGGCTGTCGAGGATGACGAAATCTGCTACCGCATGCACGAGGGCCGCAAGGCACTGTGGTTGCGGGGAGAAAGCGAAACCGGCCCGTACCAGTCTCCCACGGAGGACGGCATGCAGCATTTTCATGAATTCTATCGCCGCAAAATGGGCCAGTTTCTGTAA
- a CDS encoding MFS transporter, which translates to MSSNSDITSNSGHTINRNDVDEKLALRRAAVASFIGNFVEWFDYASYGYLAAVIAVVFFPEADKTAGLLAAFAVFAISFLIRPVGGIFWGHIGDRIGRRNALSWSILIMSGATFCIAFLPSYASIGMWAPILLLVIRMVQGFSASGEYAGASAFLAEYAPTGKRGLYCSIVPASTAAGLLFGSLFVAGMHMFLTLEQIHDWGWRVPFLLAAPFGLIGRYIRVHLQDTPKFRQMEEALEKREVENKVPIHDLLGKYRAKVIIAFGVTCLNAVAFYTILSYMPTYLSAELGMTEQSSFIASTISLVTYIGFIFLMGELSDRFGRKTMLVSASILFMLLAVPLFSMLDHGAFITILLIQIAFGALLSMNDGTLASFLSEIFPTKVRYSGFAFSFNSANALFGGTAPFIATWLISVTGNKLAPAWYLVIASAVALVAMLASRETAHEDLADD; encoded by the coding sequence ATGAGTAGCAATAGCGACATTACGTCGAACTCAGGTCATACCATCAACCGTAACGATGTTGATGAAAAGCTCGCGCTCCGGCGAGCAGCGGTAGCGAGTTTTATCGGCAACTTTGTCGAATGGTTCGACTACGCATCGTACGGTTATCTTGCTGCCGTGATCGCCGTCGTATTCTTTCCCGAGGCCGACAAAACCGCAGGGCTTCTGGCGGCATTCGCCGTCTTTGCCATTTCCTTCCTGATACGCCCGGTCGGCGGCATTTTCTGGGGTCACATCGGTGACCGCATCGGCCGCCGCAACGCCTTGTCATGGTCGATCCTGATCATGTCCGGCGCCACCTTCTGCATTGCCTTCCTGCCCTCCTACGCCAGTATCGGCATGTGGGCTCCGATCCTGCTTCTGGTGATCCGCATGGTCCAAGGCTTTTCCGCCTCGGGCGAATACGCCGGAGCCTCGGCTTTCCTGGCCGAATATGCCCCCACCGGCAAGCGCGGCCTCTATTGCAGCATCGTGCCGGCCAGTACGGCAGCAGGCCTGCTGTTCGGTTCGCTGTTCGTCGCGGGCATGCACATGTTCCTGACCCTGGAACAGATCCACGACTGGGGCTGGCGCGTTCCCTTCCTGCTGGCCGCCCCGTTCGGCCTGATCGGCCGCTACATCCGGGTGCACCTGCAAGACACGCCGAAATTCCGCCAGATGGAAGAAGCACTGGAAAAGCGTGAAGTCGAAAACAAGGTGCCGATCCACGACCTGCTGGGCAAATACCGCGCCAAAGTCATCATCGCCTTCGGTGTCACCTGCCTGAACGCCGTGGCCTTCTACACCATCCTCAGCTACATGCCGACCTATCTGTCCGCAGAACTGGGCATGACCGAACAGAGCTCCTTCATCGCCTCGACCATCTCGCTGGTGACCTATATCGGCTTCATCTTCCTGATGGGCGAACTGTCCGACCGCTTCGGCCGCAAGACCATGCTGGTTTCTGCCTCGATCCTGTTCATGCTGCTGGCCGTTCCGCTGTTCAGCATGCTCGACCACGGTGCCTTCATCACCATCCTTCTGATCCAGATCGCCTTCGGCGCCCTGCTGTCAATGAACGACGGCACGCTGGCCAGCTTCCTGTCGGAAATCTTCCCGACCAAGGTGCGCTACAGCGGCTTTGCCTTCAGCTTCAACTCGGCCAATGCCCTGTTTGGCGGCACGGCTCCGTTCATCGCCACCTGGCTGATCAGCGTCACGGGCAACAAGCTGGCTCCGGCCTGGTATCTGGTCATTGCATCGGCGGTCGCACTGGTCGCCATGCTGGCCAGCCGCGAAACCGCACACGAGGATCTGGCAGACGACTGA
- a CDS encoding DUF342 domain-containing protein: MTFSTGLNLGCEGRKIIARYLPGDPAVAPTRDALQALLVQQKWHNAALDEMAIEAFLKTCQESAEEGNTVIGELHDGSFEISVSSDAMTAWLTLRLPMGGQAVDPRRVIQSLQDHGVVYGLQTEALRTALTSGHCEHLVVAVGCPAGHGERTRFVNLVEDQLGDDPGDSSALARVDYRAMGHLHLVDRGVQLMRRIPASQGVPGMNVLGQAVAAVPVPDLPFERGLSGVDVASNDPDVLVSTLAGAPSFLEKGVKVLPVIEVDEVGLDSGHIEFDGTLHVKGDIRAGMRVMAGGDVVVSGAIEAAEVRAGGNVSVKGGIIGKLGSQDTALIRAGGSIEARFVEGARLSAEATVKAERGIQQSNVEAGHSILVGNQGSLGGGQYSALRHVQAGVLGLPTGVTTVVQVGYQPGLIRRRDELELERKARLDEFGKVLQVITFCKQSPEHADQLEKARRTAGTLKSEVDRLTLELAELNDKLTLAADAAIVALKQIYCGVELRIGQKRMTLDEERRGGSARLKGSQVVIE, translated from the coding sequence ATGACGTTTTCCACCGGTCTGAACCTTGGCTGTGAAGGCCGCAAGATCATTGCCCGATACCTGCCGGGCGACCCCGCCGTGGCCCCGACCCGGGATGCCCTGCAGGCGTTGCTGGTGCAGCAGAAATGGCATAACGCTGCGCTGGACGAAATGGCGATCGAGGCATTCCTGAAAACCTGTCAGGAATCGGCCGAAGAAGGCAATACGGTGATCGGGGAGCTGCATGACGGCAGTTTCGAGATCAGTGTCAGCAGTGATGCCATGACAGCCTGGTTGACGCTCCGTTTGCCCATGGGCGGACAGGCTGTCGACCCGCGCAGGGTCATTCAGTCACTTCAGGATCACGGCGTGGTTTACGGATTGCAGACCGAAGCGTTGCGTACGGCCCTGACCAGCGGCCATTGCGAGCATCTGGTGGTGGCCGTCGGCTGTCCGGCCGGCCATGGCGAGCGGACGCGCTTCGTGAATCTGGTTGAGGACCAGCTGGGAGATGACCCGGGTGATTCTTCGGCGCTGGCACGGGTGGATTACCGCGCCATGGGCCACCTGCATCTGGTGGACCGCGGCGTGCAGCTGATGCGACGGATTCCGGCCAGTCAGGGCGTACCCGGCATGAACGTGCTGGGGCAGGCCGTAGCGGCTGTGCCGGTGCCGGACCTGCCGTTCGAACGCGGCCTGTCCGGTGTCGATGTGGCATCGAATGATCCGGACGTACTGGTTTCCACCCTGGCGGGTGCACCTTCCTTTCTGGAAAAGGGCGTCAAGGTGCTGCCGGTCATCGAAGTCGACGAAGTCGGCCTGGATTCCGGACACATCGAGTTTGACGGCACCTTGCACGTAAAAGGTGACATCCGTGCCGGCATGCGCGTGATGGCTGGCGGCGATGTGGTGGTCAGTGGTGCCATCGAGGCTGCCGAGGTACGGGCTGGCGGCAATGTTTCGGTCAAGGGCGGCATCATCGGCAAGCTCGGCAGCCAGGATACGGCCCTGATCCGGGCGGGAGGCTCGATCGAGGCCCGCTTTGTCGAAGGCGCCCGCCTGAGCGCCGAAGCTACCGTCAAGGCCGAGCGCGGCATCCAGCAGTCGAATGTGGAAGCCGGGCACAGCATTCTGGTCGGCAACCAGGGCAGCCTTGGGGGCGGCCAGTATTCTGCCTTGCGTCATGTGCAGGCCGGTGTACTGGGGCTGCCGACCGGTGTGACAACCGTGGTGCAGGTCGGCTACCAGCCCGGACTGATCCGCCGGCGTGACGAGCTGGAGCTGGAACGCAAGGCCCGGCTGGACGAGTTCGGCAAGGTATTGCAGGTCATCACCTTCTGCAAGCAGAGCCCCGAGCACGCCGACCAGCTGGAAAAGGCGCGGCGGACGGCCGGGACGCTCAAGTCCGAAGTCGATCGCCTGACACTGGAGCTGGCTGAACTCAACGACAAGCTGACACTGGCCGCAGATGCGGCCATCGTCGCCCTCAAGCAGATCTACTGCGGTGTCGAGCTGCGCATCGGCCAGAAGCGCATGACGCTGGACGAGGAGCGGCGTGGTGGCAGTGCCCGGCTGAAAGGCTCGCAGGTGGTCATTGAATGA